The Morganella morganii sequence TCACACCCGGTACCACTGCGAGGATCCCCCCCGCCGACCCCGCTTTTGCCCGGTAACCCGACTGTGTATGCCCAGTCACCGGAGCGGCCGTACAGCCCTTCCATGGTCATTTCTGCCAGGATAAACGGAGTATGTGCCGGGTTCAGCACCTGCTCACCGGTTACCGGGTTTTTGCCGTGTCCGGCCAGTGTCGCGCCCATTGTGGCCAGCTCTTTGGTGGTCAGCAGTGTGGAGCACTGGCGGGTATACACATCACAGGCCTCCATCGGGTCACAATAGAGGTTTTGAGCCGCGTAAAGCAGCCAGGATATGCCCCGGTTATGGAAATTGGTGGTCTGCTCTGACTGATTCAGTTCGTCCGACAGAGCAATATTCTCCGACCCGAGACGGCGCTGCATGGTCAGGATGCGCTGCCAGCGTTCATCGGCAGATTTTGCGGTGACCGCACTGACGGTCGCGATCGCACCGGCATTCACCAGCGGCGACAACGGCTTGTCGTTATGCAGCTCCAGCGCCATCACAGAGTTAAACGGCAGCCCGGTCGGATCCGCACCAATCTGATCCTGAACCGCCTGCGGGCCGATATCCTCCAGCGCCAGTGCCAGCGTGCAGACTTTGGAAATTGACTCGATGGCAAACCGGTAATCAGCATCACCGCTGCTGATAATATCGCCCTGAGCAGTGACTACCGCAACCGCCGCCAGGTCGGACGGGATATTAGCCAGGAACGGAATATAATCCGCATTCGCACCGCCGGGAGCCTGATGAAACTGCTGCCAGGCATTGGTCACTGCCTGTTTGATTGCTGTTAAATCTGTCATGATGCTTTTCCTTTGTTTTCCCATGTAAACGGTGCGAAATCACTGTCCGGATCACGCCAGCCGGGTTTACGGATCTGATAAACAACAAACGGAAGAAGAACGAACAGAACGGTCAGTCCGATCAGCGCCCCCACATACACTTCCGGGCTGCCGACCGCAATCTGAGCCGGCGGGATAAAGCTGAACAGAAACGCGGTTAATGAGCCGAGCAGCCCCATACCGCCGAGGATAATCATCCCCGCATTACCGCCCGGGATCCGGTACGGACGCGCACGCTGCGGCTGACTGAAGCGCAGGTAAATCGCGGCGCTGAACATCAGCATATACATAATCAGATAGAGAATAACCGTCAGCTGACTGAGGATCTGATAGGCCGCCTGCACGGACGGCAGCACCACAAACAGCACCGCCAGCAGAGAGACCAGCACAGCCTGTACCAGCAGGATATGTGTTGCCATCCCGTTCTTGTTGGTATGCTGGAACCAGTGCGGCAGATAGCCCGCTTTCGCCACTTCCAGAAGACCGGAGGACGGCCCGGCAACCCAGGTCACCACACTCGCCAGCACACCGATAGCCAGCATGACGGCGACAATCGGCCCCATCCACGGAATATGTGCCCATTTGAACATGTCATCGTAAGCCACCAGCAGACTCTGGGTCAGACTGATATCGGACTGAGGAATGATAAAGGCGATCGCCAGTGTGCCCAGCACAAAGATAGCCACCGTACCCGCCGCCGCCAGAATGATGGCTTTCGGGTAGTTTTTTGTCGGGTTATCAATGTCTTTTACGTGAATGGCGTTCATTTCCATACCTGCATAGAACAGGAAAATACTGGCCGCCAGCACAATGTTATCGAAGTTTGAGAAATCCGGCAGAACCTGATCCCACGCCAGGTCAATCTGCGGCGTCTGACCGCTGAACAGGTAGGAGAAACCAAGTACAATCAGAATGATCGCCGG is a genomic window containing:
- the gadC gene encoding putative glutamine/gamma-aminobutyrate antiporter GadC; translated protein: MTDTSTKKPSSGAAKLTVGTLIVMNIVAVVSLRGLPAEAEYGLSAIFYYLFAAVFFLIPVSLVAAELATGWSEKGGVFRWVGEAFGPRLAFLAMAMLWIEVTVWFPTGLTFGAVSLAFIDPHQTFDEALAANKFFVLGIVLFIYWLATFIAFKGVGAFARVSKWGGIIGTIVPAIILIVLGFSYLFSGQTPQIDLAWDQVLPDFSNFDNIVLAASIFLFYAGMEMNAIHVKDIDNPTKNYPKAIILAAAGTVAIFVLGTLAIAFIIPQSDISLTQSLLVAYDDMFKWAHIPWMGPIVAVMLAIGVLASVVTWVAGPSSGLLEVAKAGYLPHWFQHTNKNGMATHILLVQAVLVSLLAVLFVVLPSVQAAYQILSQLTVILYLIMYMLMFSAAIYLRFSQPQRARPYRIPGGNAGMIILGGMGLLGSLTAFLFSFIPPAQIAVGSPEVYVGALIGLTVLFVLLPFVVYQIRKPGWRDPDSDFAPFTWENKGKAS